tgtgggttttatcgatattttcctctttcctcttttggaaagaataaagttcggtggcgactcttgctttgtgagttaagttaatcaatagcttaaaCTCAAATTTTTCCACCGCTACACtgtgattttgaatgttgatgaCACTAGCCTCGATAATCATGATGTCTCGAGTTTTGGTGGATTGATTCGAAATGTTGATGTTTCTTGGGTTCACGGTTTTGTGAGTAATATTGGTTATTCCAACATCCTTCATGTTGAGCTAATAACGTTATATCGTGGTTTGCGTATGACCTAGGAACTTGACATCAAAGACATGGTGTGTTATTTTGACTCAAATTCGACTATCAAACATATTTTAGAGTCTATTAATATTTGGCATCACTATGCCGCAATTCTTCAACAACATTAAAGAATTTCTCTCTAAAAAATGGCGagcttaaatattttatatttttagtaaGGAGAATGCTTATGCTGAAATCCTAATAAAACATGGAACCGGTTTTTTTCTTTACATGTTAAACCAAACATGTATCACACTAACGCTATGTCTGTGGAACGTTAAAACAGCTGCAGACGTGCGTCGATCAAAACCCGGgatttttaatactttattttCACGGCAGAAATGGCTAAACGTATGCTTATAATGCTAAACTTGAAACCAAACTCTTTATGAATGTCTGAACAGGTATGCCGTtaatatgtcattttacattGACATGTCACAAATTTTGCCAAACAGTCTCAAAAGTCAACTATTCAAAAAATCAATTATTCAAAAAATTAGACTTTATATCACCACGAAAACTGAAACATAGACTTAAATCAACTATTCAAAAAAATGAAACAAACATGAAAGTCATACAAAGTTTAAGTTAGTCAAAAACGTTGAAAGTTtatattatatgtatatatatataaccaaaaACTAAACTCTCAACACAATAGCTAATATACAATAATTATTTGCGTCAAAACGCTGATTCATCAGAAATAAATAAGAAGGATGAGAAGAAAGATGTCTTACTCTTATTTAACTGTACTTGTTTTGTTTATTGCAGCTATGAGTCTTGTAGGAAATCCAAAACATCAAATAGATGCGCAACCCAATGGACTCATCAGTAACAAGGTGTCAACTCAAACGAAGCCGCCTGTTCCTATTCATATCCCACCACAACCACATATATCTCATCGATCGCCATCTCGACCACCTCCTTAAGATGCAAGCATAATGATTAAGAAAGCACAACAGCAAAGAAGCGTATTCTTATACTCAAATCTTAACTATGATTTTCTCAGTTGCCAACATTTCCTTTTGTTGTAGGCTTAATTAGTGTTCTATTTTTATGTTTGGATGCTTATTTGTTTTTCAGTCTTCTGTATTTGGTTGCGGGTGCTTATAGTACCATCTCTTACTCtctttttaataatttgattgaaACAATGAATACTGTGGATTAGCATAAATCCCATATTAAAACAGTTCAAAGTGCTTCTTTTCGTATCTAGgcaaacaaataaaacaacaaatatgGATTCCTTTGTTTTTTTGTGATCAGTTAATCTTGGGACTCAAGTAAAACTTTGGATCCCTAAGAAACCTTGAAACCATCTCTGCCTTGTCAGTGGAAAGATCTGTGTTCTCCAGAATTTGCTCTTTTGATGCCTTCGCAATTGCTTGGACAGAACCAATAGCTTGACTCAGCTGAATTGAACCATCAGAATAACAAAATAACTCAATCTATATCAGAATAACTAAAGAGTTTCCTTGTAGTAGAAAGATGTACCGCATTTGCATCGTGATCGTCAATGCCTGGGATTGATGTAACAACTTTAAGGTAAAAGTTCATTCCTTGCACCAACTTCTTCCTCTTCAAAATCATAACAAAGTTCATACATCAACATGCTAGTTTCACTATTATGAATCCTAGCAGCTACATAATATGAAATTTTGATGTAAAACCAATGAGCTGACCTCAGCTTTAAATTTTTCTTCAATTCCCTCCTGCTTGTATACTGCAATTAGttgaagaataaaaataataaattggaaCTACACATTAAAACTAAATACAAGTTTCAGGTTCTACCTCCAGAAGAATGGGCAATTTTTACCATCTTTTCAAACCCCATCTCCAAGTCCTTAACTGGTATAAATGTAGGCTTGCCAATCACCATCCCAAATCTTCATACATTCATAACCAAGATCCATGTTCTTTCACCATTCATGCCATAAACAGCTAACATTAATCAATCAGAACAGAAGTAACATAACTTACTTGAAATATGAATCAATAAATGAATCAATTTCCTCTTTTCCTGGGAGTGTGATAACAACGTAAAAACGTGAAAACTGAGCCTTCAGTTGCTGAACTCTGCACCAGAAAATTCAAATCAAGCCTAAACTCTTTGCAAGGTATAAATTCTACTTAAACATCACTCAAAGCATTAGCAATGACTCCAAAACAATAACATATTAACCTGTTGAAGATTGGAGCCACATTGTTACAGTCCCAGTTTGTGACAAAAATAAAGGCCACAGACAAACCTCCACAATTGAAAATAAAGTCCTACAAAGAAAATCCTCAAAATTTCAGTCATCATTTCATTTGAAAGGAACAAAATACAATAGGCAAAAAAACATGCATTTACCGGAGCAATTGGCACAAAATTAAGGCGAAAGGAATTTGCAGAGAGGAAAGTGGAGATAAAATCAATGAAGGACGAATGTTGATCCTCTTTCCATGATCTTCCCATCAAACAGACTCCATTTCCACCTACAATAATTCATAATAATGGCCTCATTCTAAACAAGTTATGACAAGAATGTAATTTTTTAGTGATTAAACATTTTCACAGGCAAACAAAGCTAAACCAAATGCTGTCATTACTCATTGCAATCgagtagaaaataaaaataaaaatatcatatctAAGAAAGTAAAGCATTAAGAGAAGAGTATAAGCATTTTTGCAAAGTTTCCACAATGAATGATACCTTTAACTTATCCTTAGATCAATCTGATAAGAATAGCTTTCTTAATAACAAACAGTAGTATAAACACCACTGAAAAAATGTGTGTCTGTGTCAGTGTCTGAAATTGATAGCGTggttacgtttaatttatttgtttggtgtttttcaaattattattagtaACGAGTATCAACATCGTGTTTTCGGCGTCCCTGAGTCATAGCATTCCGCAATTAAATACTACTAACTAAAGAATGAAAATCCGAAGTTAGGGAAAAAAATTGAGATACAATCTCAAGAATCTTTTCTTCAAGCATAGATCAATTTCGCATCAACCGTTAGTTATAGTTTTATGAAACGGAATTCAAACAGATcgtaaactaaaaataaaattcttaTTAAACGGTGTTTTAATCGGTGAATTAAGAAAAATCGTTACCGGAGGAGAATGATCCGTGTGATGGAGTAGTTGAGTCTCTTCGGAATGAATCCATGAGTGAATCACTGAGTCAACAATATCGTTAAGAGTGAAGAAAAATATCGATGGAAAGTTTAAATAgcaaaaagaagaacaaaaggaaTGAGAAGAAGATGAAACGAACCAACGGCGGACGAAGGATTCTGTTACGGCGGTGTGCGGTGGTTATAGTTACACGGCACGGAAATGAGATCGAACGCAAGCGCGTTGGTAGCCGTTCGTTCACACACGAAAAAAAGGAGGAGTTGTTTCCCGCCTCGACGAAGAACATCAAACCAATAGGCAGAATATTTAATGGTGATTAGTAAATCTCAATTATATTCATGTGTATTGTGTATGACTTTATAAATAATTAGGACAAAagttaaatatatttaatgatcaaataattattttctctaaTATTGTACACCCTCCGGtcacatttataagcaaaaaaaatggttttcacgattattaagaaattcaattaagtgtagttaactttttagattttggagaaaacattgattaaatttactataatatcctctttattaaatttaatgaagTATTGGAAAATGAAATATAGGGGTATCTTAGGAATTACAGCATTAAATGATTTAGTAAtaattgatttttgcttataatagtgaccaagaattagaccattttttttgcttataatagtgaccggaGGGTGTAAAAATTATTCTCTCCCGTttctataataaaaataaataaataatcaatcgtTGGTTGTCTAGTGGTGATTGGTACTAGACTTGATAAGGAGGACTACCGGTTGAATCTCCGCAACTGCGATTTGGGAGGAGGCTGAACCTACTGGATGCCAGAACTGACCTCCGAACCAGACTATACCGATGGTGATAagccaaaaaattaaataaataaatatatatattgtattaagtataaaatttataatagatatattgattattcaataatcttataacataaaaaaaactataataaaaattaaagagaataaTACATTGACCGGTGTATATGTGTATTGGTAAAAAAACAACATGTGGGTGTGTTCCTTCTAAAAGGGTAAGAGAATTAATAGGTCTGGTTGGAGTTTGTTCATGGCAGCGAGAAACCTTGCACGAAGATGTTTTACGCTAGTTTTAGGAGTCTTCCTTGCGTGAGGTGAGAGGCTTCGTGAATGAATGATATGCTTAAATATACACATATGAGAGGTGTGATCAGTATGAGTTATGATATGTGCCTCCCTCACATGAGGGAGGTGTATTTATAGAGGTTTTTTAGGCCTAAGGTTTGGGTAACCCTGAGTGGTAACTACTCTCTCAAGATCACGAGAACTTATTGACCATTTAATATTTAGGGAGTAGTAG
The DNA window shown above is from Vicia villosa cultivar HV-30 ecotype Madison, WI unplaced genomic scaffold, Vvil1.0 ctg.000716F_1_1, whole genome shotgun sequence and carries:
- the LOC131630701 gene encoding protein PARTING DANCERS-like, with the protein product MDSFRRDSTTPSHGSFSSGGNGVCLMGRSWKEDQHSSFIDFISTFLSANSFRLNFVPIAPDFIFNCGGLSVAFIFVTNWDCNNVAPIFNRVQQLKAQFSRFYVVITLPGKEEIDSFIDSYFKFGMVIGKPTFIPVKDLEMGFEKMVKIAHSSGVYKQEGIEEKFKAERKKLVQGMNFYLKVVTSIPGIDDHDANALSQAIGSVQAIAKASKEQILENTDLSTDKAEMVSRFLRDPKFYLSPKIN